The Proteus vulgaris genome has a segment encoding these proteins:
- a CDS encoding lipopolysaccharide core biosynthesis protein, with product MTKPAFIITLDTEGDNLWENERDITTQNTHFLPRFQQLCERFHFKPVWLTNYEMAMDDAYIEFARDVIARNTGEVGMHLHAWNSPPLTPLTDDDLHYQPYLIEYPTDQMREKIALMTHLLEDKLQTKMLSHRAGRWAFNEIYAQLLVEFGYQVDCSVTPKVDWRFTKGDPAQSGGSNYTDFPSHAYFMDLEDITKTGNSTLLEVPMSIQYKHSPLMNKFKQGYDKLRGKQRAPSVNWLRPKGGNAQQMIDVAEKSLAQGHSHIEFMLHSSEFMPGGSPTFRTEKDIEGLYHDLETLFNFLSDKVQGMTLAEYYQSKVQAK from the coding sequence ATGACTAAACCAGCATTTATTATCACATTAGATACCGAAGGCGATAATCTTTGGGAGAATGAACGTGATATTACTACACAAAATACGCACTTTCTTCCCCGTTTTCAGCAACTTTGTGAACGTTTTCATTTTAAACCGGTTTGGTTAACTAACTATGAAATGGCCATGGATGATGCCTATATTGAGTTTGCTCGTGATGTTATTGCACGTAATACGGGTGAAGTTGGTATGCACTTACATGCCTGGAATAGTCCGCCATTGACTCCTTTAACAGATGATGATTTACATTATCAGCCTTATTTAATTGAATATCCCACAGATCAAATGCGAGAAAAAATCGCATTAATGACACACTTACTTGAAGATAAACTACAAACCAAAATGTTAAGTCATCGTGCAGGTCGTTGGGCATTTAATGAGATTTATGCACAACTCTTGGTTGAGTTTGGTTATCAAGTTGATTGCTCTGTCACGCCTAAAGTTGATTGGCGATTTACTAAAGGCGATCCCGCACAATCAGGGGGAAGCAATTATACTGATTTCCCAAGTCATGCTTATTTTATGGATCTAGAGGATATCACTAAAACAGGTAATTCAACGTTGCTAGAAGTGCCAATGAGTATTCAATATAAGCATTCGCCTTTAATGAATAAATTTAAGCAGGGTTACGATAAATTAAGAGGTAAGCAACGAGCGCCTTCTGTGAATTGGCTTCGCCCTAAAGGTGGTAATGCTCAGCAAATGATTGATGTTGCTGAAAAATCGTTAGCTCAAGGTCATTCTCATATTGAATTTATGTTGCACTCATCTGAATTTATGCCGGGAGGTAGCCCAACATTTCGTACTGAAAAAGATATTGAAGGGCTATATCACGACTTAGAAACGTTGTTTAATTTCTTATCAGATAAAGTACAGGGAATGACATTAGCTGAATATTATCAAAGTAAGGTGCAGGCAAAATAA
- the wabH gene encoding lipopolysaccharide core biosynthesis glycosyl transferase, translated as MSQQHILFIIDGLPGGGAENVTLRLANGFHQAGYQVTLLSLHNKLAYELPDFIDYIVDHDNYRGIFRKLTEISRRAKSLDNVLIQLFAKKGRPALVLSNLHKTDRIVCRSKQLKTCNVWYCIHGIYSQSYLGNKSGFSYWLKKIKIQRVYKDKNLVCVSNAVRDDLINAIGIHAHQLKTIYNPFNIKEIQQKATQPNAFAQQDYILHVGRLHEVKRQDRLIEAFAKADLPCQLIILGEGTPIVKQRLEAQIKQLNLMEKIILAGFTPNPLPAIKSAKVVALSSDSEGLPTVLIEALICGTPIVSTRCPGGVSEIMTDALSNYLSTMDSDSLADKLRLAYYSPPQILPSSYAKFELNHILKQYIALIP; from the coding sequence GTGAGTCAACAACATATACTTTTTATTATTGATGGATTACCCGGGGGGGGTGCTGAAAATGTCACACTCAGGCTAGCTAATGGTTTTCATCAAGCGGGATATCAAGTCACATTGCTATCCTTACATAATAAATTAGCGTATGAACTACCTGATTTTATTGATTATATTGTTGATCATGATAACTATCGTGGTATTTTCAGAAAATTGACTGAAATATCGCGTAGAGCAAAATCCCTTGATAATGTACTAATACAACTTTTTGCAAAGAAAGGACGTCCTGCGCTTGTTCTTTCCAATCTACACAAAACAGACCGTATTGTTTGTCGTTCCAAGCAACTAAAAACCTGTAATGTTTGGTACTGTATTCATGGTATTTACTCTCAATCTTATCTTGGTAACAAATCTGGATTTTCATATTGGTTAAAAAAAATCAAAATTCAACGCGTTTATAAAGATAAAAACCTCGTCTGCGTATCTAATGCAGTTAGAGATGATTTAATAAATGCCATTGGTATTCATGCCCACCAGCTAAAAACCATCTATAACCCTTTTAATATTAAAGAAATACAACAAAAAGCAACACAACCGAATGCATTTGCTCAACAAGACTATATTTTACATGTTGGACGATTACATGAAGTAAAAAGACAAGACAGATTAATTGAGGCCTTTGCTAAAGCAGATTTACCTTGTCAACTCATTATACTAGGTGAAGGTACTCCCATCGTTAAACAACGATTAGAAGCTCAAATTAAACAACTTAATTTAATGGAGAAAATCATACTTGCAGGTTTTACTCCCAACCCTCTTCCTGCAATCAAAAGCGCTAAAGTGGTTGCATTAAGCTCTGATAGTGAAGGGCTTCCTACTGTATTAATCGAAGCTTTAATTTGTGGAACGCCCATTGTCAGTACTCGATGCCCTGGCGGCGTCAGCGAAATTATGACTGATGCACTTTCTAATTACCTTTCTACGATGGATAGCGATTCACTTGCCGATAAACTACGCCTTGCGTATTATTCACCACCTCAAATATTGCCATCATCCTATGCAAAATTTGAACTAAAC
- the tdh gene encoding L-threonine 3-dehydrogenase — translation MKALSKLKAQEGIWMTDVPVPELGHNGVMIKIRKTAICGTDVHIYNWDEWSQKTIPVPMVVGHEYIGEIVAIGQEVKGFNIGDRVSGEGHITCGHCRNCRGGRTHLCRNTIGVGVNRPGCFAEYLVIPAFNAFKIPDNIPDELAAIFDPFGNAVHTALSFDLVGEDVLVSGAGPIGIMAAAICKHVGARHVVITDVNEYRLDLAKKMGVTRAVNVSKENLIDVMKELGMTEGFDVGLEMSGAPPAFRTMLNTMNHGGRIALLGIPPSDMAIDWGQVIFKGLFIKGIYGREMFETWYKMAALIQSGLDLSPIITHQFPIDEFQKGFDIMRSGQSGKVILDWQ, via the coding sequence ATGAAAGCATTGTCAAAATTAAAAGCACAAGAAGGTATCTGGATGACTGATGTTCCAGTACCTGAACTTGGTCATAATGGTGTGATGATCAAAATTCGTAAAACAGCGATTTGTGGCACGGATGTTCATATTTATAACTGGGACGAGTGGTCACAAAAAACAATTCCTGTTCCTATGGTCGTCGGTCATGAATATATTGGCGAGATTGTTGCGATAGGACAAGAAGTTAAAGGCTTTAATATTGGTGATCGTGTCTCGGGTGAAGGACATATCACTTGTGGTCATTGCCGTAATTGTCGTGGTGGTCGTACGCATTTATGTCGTAATACTATCGGTGTGGGTGTAAACCGTCCGGGTTGTTTCGCTGAATATCTAGTTATTCCTGCTTTTAATGCGTTTAAAATTCCAGATAACATTCCTGATGAGTTAGCAGCCATTTTTGATCCTTTTGGTAATGCTGTACATACCGCATTATCTTTTGATTTAGTGGGTGAAGATGTGCTGGTTTCCGGTGCTGGCCCTATTGGTATTATGGCGGCTGCCATTTGTAAGCATGTTGGAGCCCGTCATGTGGTGATCACTGATGTTAATGAATATCGCCTTGATCTCGCGAAAAAAATGGGTGTCACTAGAGCTGTGAATGTCAGCAAAGAAAACCTAATAGATGTTATGAAAGAATTGGGTATGACCGAAGGATTTGATGTGGGGTTAGAAATGTCAGGTGCACCACCTGCGTTTCGTACCATGTTAAACACCATGAATCATGGTGGTCGTATTGCGCTGTTGGGTATCCCACCTTCTGATATGGCAATTGATTGGGGGCAAGTTATTTTTAAGGGGCTGTTTATTAAAGGTATCTATGGGCGTGAGATGTTTGAAACATGGTACAAAATGGCGGCACTTATTCAGTCTGGCCTTGATCTCTCTCCGATTATTACTCATCAATTCCCAATCGATGAATTCCAAAAAGGCTTTGATATCATGCGTTCCGGTCAATCAGGTAAAGTGATTTTAGATTGGCAGTAA
- the waaQ_1 gene encoding lipopolysaccharide core biosynthesis glycosyl transferase, which translates to MTNINQSFNRILVIKLQHHGDMLLTTPVICSLKSAYPNATIDVLLYKETLPMLEHNPLINNIFYLDRNWKHQGKLTRLKKEWELGRTLQKQQYDLVVNLADQWKAAIFTLVTKAQIRLGFEFEKRKDSQFWKKCHNIIVPTADHEQLHTVEQNLSILAPLNIPIMSDVTMSYSEADKQWLTETIEKQHLPKNYIVIQPTSRWFFKCWDEDKMATLITQLQQSHYSVVLTSGPEQKELEMIKTILAQCPNKETITVLAGQTSLSQLAILIDNAELFIGVDSVAMHMAAALKTPLVALFGPSKLELWHPWQAIGETIWAGNYGDIPHPDHIKTDTQQRYLSAIPVGVVYNTAIRYLS; encoded by the coding sequence ATGACTAATATAAATCAATCATTTAATAGAATACTGGTTATTAAACTCCAACATCATGGAGATATGTTATTAACGACGCCCGTTATATGCTCATTAAAATCAGCTTATCCTAATGCAACGATTGATGTTTTATTATACAAAGAAACATTACCTATGCTTGAGCACAACCCACTAATCAATAACATTTTTTATCTTGATCGCAATTGGAAGCATCAAGGTAAATTGACTCGATTAAAAAAAGAGTGGGAACTTGGCCGAACATTACAAAAACAACAGTATGACTTAGTGGTTAATTTAGCAGATCAGTGGAAAGCCGCTATTTTTACTTTAGTCACTAAAGCACAAATTCGTTTAGGCTTTGAGTTTGAAAAACGCAAAGACAGTCAATTTTGGAAAAAATGCCATAATATCATTGTCCCTACAGCAGATCATGAACAGCTACATACTGTCGAACAAAACTTGAGTATCCTTGCTCCACTTAATATTCCTATTATGTCGGATGTGACGATGTCTTATAGTGAAGCAGATAAACAGTGGTTAACTGAGACTATTGAAAAACAGCATCTCCCTAAAAACTATATCGTTATCCAACCAACATCTCGCTGGTTTTTCAAATGCTGGGATGAAGATAAAATGGCGACTTTAATTACACAACTTCAACAAAGTCATTATTCCGTTGTTTTAACCTCAGGCCCAGAACAAAAAGAATTAGAGATGATAAAAACTATTTTGGCACAATGTCCAAATAAAGAGACTATTACCGTTTTGGCAGGTCAAACTTCTTTGTCTCAACTCGCTATATTAATCGATAATGCTGAACTTTTTATTGGTGTTGATTCTGTTGCAATGCATATGGCAGCGGCATTAAAAACTCCTTTAGTGGCACTTTTTGGCCCGTCAAAACTTGAACTTTGGCATCCTTGGCAAGCGATAGGTGAAACAATATGGGCGGGTAATTATGGCGATATTCCACACCCAGATCATATCAAAACAGATACCCAACAACGCTATCTTTCCGCTATTCCTGTTGGTGTAGTTTACAATACAGCTATAAGGTATTTATCTTAA
- the waaF gene encoding ADP-heptose:LPS heptosyltransferase II, whose product MKIFVVGPSWVGDMMMSQSLYRTLKALHPAATIDVMAPAWCRPLLEKMPEVDNAISMPLGHGVLAIGERRRLGKQLKENGYTHAYVLPNSLKSALVPFFADIPKRTGWRGEMRYGLLNDLRPLDKDAFPLMVERYVALAYDKQKVQKATDLPQPLLWPKLSVTENDISTTLTQFALSTQRPAIGFCPGAEFGPAKRWPHYHYAALAQKLIELGYQIFLFGSQKDKEAGEEIKQALTPEAREACFNLAGETSLEQAVNLIASCKAVVSNDSGLMHVAAALERPLVALYGPSSPDFTPPLSHKARVIRLITGYHKVRKGNAEQGYHQSLIDIQPEKVFAELENLLSTEPSA is encoded by the coding sequence ATGAAAATCTTTGTGGTAGGGCCTTCATGGGTCGGGGATATGATGATGTCCCAAAGCCTTTATCGTACATTGAAAGCATTACATCCTGCGGCAACGATTGATGTGATGGCACCAGCGTGGTGCCGTCCATTATTAGAAAAAATGCCAGAGGTTGATAATGCAATCTCAATGCCATTAGGACATGGTGTGTTAGCCATTGGTGAACGTCGCCGTTTAGGAAAACAATTAAAAGAGAATGGTTATACTCACGCTTATGTATTACCAAACTCATTAAAATCAGCATTAGTGCCTTTCTTTGCCGATATTCCTAAACGCACAGGATGGCGTGGAGAAATGCGCTATGGGCTATTAAATGATTTGCGCCCTTTAGACAAAGACGCATTTCCTTTAATGGTTGAACGCTATGTTGCCCTGGCTTATGACAAACAAAAGGTGCAAAAAGCGACTGATTTACCTCAACCTCTGTTATGGCCTAAGTTATCAGTTACTGAAAATGATATCTCTACCACATTGACCCAATTTGCATTATCTACCCAACGCCCTGCGATTGGTTTTTGCCCCGGTGCTGAATTTGGTCCTGCAAAACGTTGGCCTCATTATCATTATGCTGCTTTAGCACAGAAACTGATTGAACTAGGTTATCAAATCTTCTTATTTGGCTCTCAAAAAGATAAAGAAGCTGGTGAAGAGATAAAACAAGCTTTAACGCCAGAAGCCCGTGAAGCCTGTTTTAATCTTGCAGGTGAAACCAGCCTTGAACAAGCGGTGAATTTGATTGCATCTTGTAAAGCTGTCGTCAGTAATGACTCTGGTTTAATGCATGTGGCGGCGGCATTAGAGCGCCCGTTAGTTGCCCTTTATGGCCCAAGTAGCCCTGACTTTACGCCACCATTATCCCATAAAGCACGCGTGATCCGTTTGATTACGGGCTATCACAAAGTACGTAAAGGGAATGCAGAACAAGGTTATCACCAAAGCTTAATAGATATTCAGCCAGAGAAGGTTTTTGCTGAATTAGAAAATTTACTGTCAACGGAGCCATCAGCGTGA
- the rfaF_2 gene encoding lipopolysaccharide core biosynthesis glycosyl transferase: MKLKKLKWVHNFLNIYNPLFGKMKKIETFSSDIQFNSILIFSTTALGDFMFNTPAIRAIRAHYPDAHITLVSSEKNRLLVENYDQIDSVVYWDNKIKNLLPIALQAKKYKPELAIILHSHLPYDVLFAVMAGCQYILRNTFHVIPKWFQKWIIAEHQPPNCHVIQSKLNIIRYLGIDSSDTRMELPCEITQLIKNENNIVGFQMGASTQERRWPIKYFVELAQKLIENDPSLQVKLIGSPRELELPEAFFVLLPEQYHNNIENLVGKTSLPDLLSQIKIMDVLVTGDTGPLHLAIALQIPTVSLFVTADPKWTGPYQDLHLHTIINKKPSPDKGIPDSMELIAVDEVFNAVNKTLKD; the protein is encoded by the coding sequence ATGAAGTTGAAGAAATTAAAATGGGTACATAACTTCCTAAATATTTATAACCCACTTTTTGGCAAGATGAAAAAAATAGAGACATTTTCATCTGATATTCAATTTAACAGTATTCTTATTTTTTCCACGACAGCACTGGGAGATTTTATGTTTAATACTCCCGCGATAAGAGCGATTCGAGCGCACTATCCTGATGCACATATCACCTTGGTTTCAAGTGAGAAGAATAGGTTATTAGTTGAGAATTATGATCAAATAGACAGTGTGGTTTATTGGGATAATAAAATAAAAAATTTACTTCCCATTGCGTTACAAGCAAAAAAATATAAACCTGAATTAGCTATTATTCTGCATTCACATCTTCCTTATGATGTGCTATTTGCAGTAATGGCAGGTTGCCAGTATATCTTACGTAATACTTTTCATGTTATTCCGAAATGGTTTCAGAAATGGATTATTGCTGAGCATCAGCCTCCTAATTGCCATGTTATTCAAAGTAAACTTAATATTATTCGCTATTTAGGAATAGATAGCTCTGATACAAGAATGGAACTTCCATGTGAAATAACGCAATTAATTAAGAATGAAAACAATATCGTTGGTTTTCAGATGGGGGCATCAACACAAGAGCGTAGATGGCCTATTAAATACTTTGTAGAGTTAGCTCAAAAGCTTATTGAGAATGACCCATCGTTACAGGTTAAGTTAATTGGTTCACCTAGAGAGTTAGAATTACCCGAAGCATTTTTTGTATTGTTGCCGGAGCAATATCATAACAATATTGAAAACCTAGTAGGTAAAACTTCATTACCTGATTTGTTAAGTCAAATAAAAATAATGGATGTATTAGTCACTGGGGATACTGGGCCTTTGCATTTAGCAATAGCGTTACAAATACCTACAGTTAGCCTATTTGTAACAGCTGATCCAAAATGGACGGGGCCTTATCAGGATCTTCATTTACATACCATTATCAATAAAAAGCCTAGTCCAGATAAGGGAATACCCGATTCAATGGAGCTTATTGCTGTTGATGAAGTTTTTAATGCCGTCAATAAAACCCTAAAAGACTAA
- the rfaD gene encoding ADP-L-glycero-D-mannoheptose-6-epimerase, with amino-acid sequence MIIVTGGAGFIGSNIVKALNDEGYTDILVVDNLKDGTKFVNLVDLNITDYMDKEDFIASIVAGDDFGDIDAVFHEGACSSTTEWDGKYMMDNNYQYSKELLHYCLDRQIPFLYASSAATYGGRTDNFIEERKYEAPLNVYGYSKFLFDEYVRQILPEADSMICGFRYFNVYGPREGHKGGMASVAFHLNNQVNAGQNPKLFEGSETFQRDFIYVGDVAAVNLWFWRNNVSGIFNCGTGRAESFQAVADAVIAHHKDKDLSIEHIEFPEKLKGRYQAFTQADLTNLRKAGYTAPFKTVAEGVELYMQWLNQGK; translated from the coding sequence ATGATTATCGTCACTGGCGGTGCAGGTTTTATCGGCAGCAATATTGTTAAAGCATTAAATGATGAAGGTTATACCGATATTTTGGTTGTTGATAACCTCAAAGATGGCACCAAGTTCGTAAATTTGGTCGATCTAAATATCACTGATTACATGGATAAAGAAGATTTTATTGCAAGCATTGTTGCTGGGGATGATTTCGGTGATATCGATGCTGTTTTCCATGAGGGTGCTTGCTCTTCTACCACTGAGTGGGATGGCAAATATATGATGGATAACAACTATCAATACTCTAAAGAGCTACTCCACTACTGTTTAGATCGCCAAATTCCGTTCTTATATGCCTCTTCTGCAGCCACTTATGGTGGCCGCACTGATAACTTTATTGAAGAGAGAAAGTACGAAGCACCTTTAAATGTCTACGGCTATTCCAAATTCTTATTTGATGAATATGTACGTCAGATTTTACCTGAAGCTGATTCCATGATTTGTGGCTTCCGTTATTTTAATGTTTATGGCCCTCGTGAAGGACATAAAGGTGGTATGGCCAGTGTTGCATTCCATTTAAATAACCAAGTAAATGCAGGTCAAAATCCAAAATTATTTGAAGGTAGCGAAACCTTCCAACGTGACTTTATTTATGTAGGTGATGTGGCTGCGGTTAATTTATGGTTCTGGCGCAACAATGTATCTGGTATTTTTAACTGTGGTACAGGTCGTGCGGAATCATTCCAAGCTGTTGCGGACGCAGTGATTGCTCATCATAAAGATAAAGATCTCTCTATCGAACATATTGAGTTCCCAGAGAAATTGAAAGGCCGTTACCAAGCCTTTACTCAAGCTGACCTAACGAATTTACGTAAAGCAGGATATACCGCACCGTTTAAAACGGTAGCAGAAGGCGTCGAGCTTTATATGCAATGGTTAAATCAAGGTAAGTAA
- the kbl gene encoding 2-amino-3-ketobutyrate coenzyme A ligase — protein MSTHSFYQQINQQLEQTRQDGLFKNERIITSSQRAEIAVADGSHVINFCANNYLGLANHPKLIEAAKTGMDSHGFGMASVRFICGTQDSHKTLENKIAEFLGMEDAILYSSCFDANGGLFETLMGPEDAIISDALNHASIIDGVRLCKAKRYRYANNNMAELRAQLEKAKAENARHIMIATDGVFSMDGVIADLKSICDLADEFGALVMVDDSHAVGFVGAQGRGTHEYCDVMERVDIITGTLGKALGGASGGYTAARKDVVKWLRQRSRPYLFSNSLAPAIVSASIAVLDMLKSGDEIRARLWRNASLFREKMSVAGFTLAGADHAIIPVMLGEAKLAQEFATRLLDEGIYVTGFFYPVVPQGQARIRTQMSAAHTPEQIERAVAAFIKIGKQLNVIA, from the coding sequence ATGTCCACCCACTCTTTCTATCAACAAATTAATCAACAACTCGAACAAACTCGTCAAGATGGCCTCTTTAAAAATGAGCGCATCATCACTTCTTCACAACGTGCTGAGATTGCCGTTGCTGACGGAAGCCATGTTATTAATTTCTGTGCTAATAATTATCTCGGTTTAGCAAATCATCCCAAGCTGATTGAAGCGGCGAAAACGGGTATGGATAGCCACGGGTTTGGTATGGCATCTGTCCGTTTTATCTGTGGTACTCAAGATTCACATAAAACATTAGAAAATAAAATTGCTGAATTTTTAGGTATGGAAGATGCCATTTTGTATTCATCTTGTTTTGATGCCAATGGGGGATTATTTGAAACATTAATGGGGCCAGAAGATGCGATTATTTCTGATGCCTTAAATCATGCGTCTATTATTGATGGTGTGCGTTTATGCAAAGCAAAACGCTATCGTTACGCGAATAACAATATGGCTGAACTTCGCGCACAACTTGAAAAAGCGAAAGCAGAGAATGCTCGTCATATTATGATAGCGACAGATGGTGTGTTTTCAATGGACGGTGTCATTGCTGATCTAAAAAGTATCTGTGATTTAGCGGATGAATTTGGTGCCCTAGTCATGGTTGATGATTCGCATGCCGTCGGTTTTGTGGGGGCACAAGGACGAGGTACACATGAATATTGTGATGTGATGGAGAGAGTTGACATTATCACCGGTACTTTAGGTAAAGCGCTAGGTGGTGCATCGGGGGGGTATACGGCGGCACGCAAAGACGTCGTTAAGTGGTTACGCCAGCGATCTCGTCCTTATCTATTCTCGAACTCGTTAGCACCTGCGATTGTTTCGGCCTCTATTGCCGTTTTAGATATGCTGAAGTCAGGTGATGAGATTAGAGCTCGTTTATGGCGTAACGCTTCACTTTTCCGTGAAAAAATGAGTGTGGCGGGTTTTACATTGGCGGGTGCTGATCACGCGATTATTCCCGTGATGTTAGGTGAAGCTAAATTAGCGCAAGAATTTGCAACTCGTTTACTTGATGAAGGTATTTATGTCACGGGATTCTTTTATCCTGTTGTACCGCAAGGGCAAGCACGTATTCGTACACAAATGTCGGCAGCGCATACTCCAGAGCAAATTGAACGGGCAGTGGCTGCATTTATTAAAATTGGTAAGCAACTTAATGTGATTGCATAA
- the wabG gene encoding lipopolysaccharide core biosynthesis glycosyl transferase, producing MNHPLRLAIVRQKYRPDGGAERFIARALDALSNNDLELNVITREWQGDTNPDWHIHLCNPRKLGRISRESGFAKAARICWQENHFDIVQSHERIAGCDIFRAGDGVHRRWLLQRQRILPKWKGRWLFYDRYHRYVMNAEKQMYADPALKQVICNSQMVKNEIIEDFGVSADKISVIYNAIDHNTFVPATNSQKYTLKTQYNIPQDVPCFIYVGSGFERKGLAAAISAIAKTSAILLVVGSDKNQRKYEQLATELSCEQRIFFLGMQKRTLDFYQMADALLLPTLYDPFPNVILEALSCGLPVITSTNCGGAEFIQNGKNGFVCDALDISGLTDAIVQIPKNTAWTEMSQVARETILPYTPQRLSGELISLYKRILAL from the coding sequence ATGAATCACCCATTACGACTCGCTATTGTTCGACAAAAATATCGCCCTGATGGAGGAGCAGAGCGTTTTATTGCCCGCGCATTAGATGCTTTATCAAACAATGATCTTGAACTCAATGTGATCACTCGAGAATGGCAAGGTGATACCAATCCAGATTGGCATATTCACTTATGTAACCCTCGAAAATTAGGCAGGATTAGTCGAGAATCAGGTTTCGCTAAAGCAGCAAGAATATGTTGGCAAGAAAATCATTTTGATATCGTTCAAAGCCATGAACGTATTGCGGGTTGTGATATTTTCAGAGCAGGTGATGGCGTACATCGCCGATGGCTACTACAACGCCAACGTATATTACCCAAATGGAAAGGTCGTTGGCTATTTTATGATAGATACCATCGTTATGTGATGAATGCAGAAAAGCAGATGTATGCAGATCCTGCATTAAAGCAGGTTATTTGTAATTCACAGATGGTTAAAAATGAAATTATTGAGGATTTCGGCGTATCTGCCGATAAAATATCTGTCATTTATAACGCAATTGATCATAATACTTTTGTCCCCGCGACAAATTCTCAAAAATATACATTAAAGACACAATATAATATCCCACAAGATGTGCCTTGCTTTATTTATGTGGGATCTGGTTTTGAACGTAAAGGATTAGCTGCTGCTATCTCAGCTATAGCAAAAACATCAGCTATTTTGTTAGTTGTCGGAAGTGATAAAAATCAGCGTAAATATGAACAACTCGCGACCGAATTAAGTTGTGAGCAACGTATTTTCTTTTTAGGTATGCAGAAAAGAACGCTCGATTTTTATCAAATGGCGGATGCATTGCTTCTTCCTACTCTTTATGATCCTTTCCCTAATGTTATTCTTGAGGCATTATCGTGTGGTTTACCCGTGATCACCTCGACAAATTGTGGTGGCGCAGAGTTTATTCAAAATGGTAAAAATGGATTTGTTTGTGATGCATTGGATATTTCAGGATTAACTGATGCAATTGTACAGATCCCCAAAAATACAGCGTGGACTGAAATGTCACAAGTGGCGAGAGAGACTATTCTCCCTTACACACCACAACGATTATCAGGCGAGCTTATTTCACTTTATAAACGGATATTAGCCTTGTGA
- the waaC gene encoding ADP-heptose--LPS heptosyltransferase, with the protein MKRVLIVKTSSMGDVLHTLPALTDAINAYPDIRFDWAVEEGFAQIPSWHQAVDTVIPVAIRRWRKNWFSAPIRAERAQFRRAIQAHHYDAVIDAQGLLKSAFLVTRYAKGTKHGYSRQCAREPLASFFYDIRHDVSRKMHAVERIRQLFALSLGYSIPQSQGDYGIAQHFLSLPPFDERPYLVFLHATTRDEKHWPESHWRALIALLADSGLRIKLPWGAEHEHQRAIRLAKDFDYVDVLPKMSLAQVAQVIAGAKSVVSVDTGLSHLTAALDKPNITLFGPTDPGLIGGYGKAQTSIKAEGGDIGEISAQQVINILDI; encoded by the coding sequence GTGAAGCGGGTATTAATCGTTAAAACCTCTTCCATGGGCGATGTGTTACATACATTGCCAGCATTAACTGATGCAATAAATGCGTATCCTGATATCCGTTTTGACTGGGCAGTTGAAGAGGGTTTTGCACAAATTCCAAGCTGGCATCAAGCGGTTGATACCGTTATTCCTGTGGCGATACGTCGTTGGCGTAAAAATTGGTTTAGTGCGCCTATTCGTGCAGAGCGCGCGCAATTTCGTCGCGCTATTCAAGCCCATCATTATGATGCTGTTATTGATGCGCAAGGTTTACTGAAAAGTGCATTTTTAGTGACTCGATACGCCAAAGGCACTAAACACGGCTATTCTCGTCAATGTGCCCGAGAGCCTTTAGCCAGTTTCTTTTACGATATTCGTCACGATGTCAGTAGAAAAATGCATGCGGTTGAACGTATTCGCCAGCTATTTGCACTAAGCTTGGGTTATTCCATACCACAATCTCAAGGTGATTATGGCATTGCACAACATTTTCTCTCACTTCCCCCTTTTGATGAGCGTCCTTATCTGGTCTTCTTGCACGCAACAACACGTGATGAAAAACATTGGCCGGAGTCTCATTGGCGAGCGTTAATCGCCTTACTTGCCGATTCAGGATTGCGGATTAAATTACCTTGGGGTGCCGAACATGAGCATCAACGTGCAATACGTCTAGCAAAAGATTTTGACTACGTTGATGTGTTACCGAAGATGTCTCTAGCCCAAGTGGCTCAAGTGATTGCGGGCGCCAAAAGTGTCGTATCTGTAGATACAGGGTTAAGCCATTTAACGGCTGCATTAGATAAACCCAATATCACCTTATTTGGCCCTACCGATCCCGGCCTAATAGGCGGTTACGGTAAAGCCCAAACCTCTATAAAAGCAGAAGGTGGGGATATTGGGGAGATAAGTGCGCAACAAGTTATCAATATTCTCGATATTTAG